The following coding sequences lie in one Allorhizobium pseudoryzae genomic window:
- a CDS encoding beta-galactosidase translates to MLGVCYYPEHWDESRWETDARRMVELGISFVRIGEFAWSRIEPLRDRFEFAWLDRAMDILAKAGLKIVLGTPTATPPKWLVDECPDILPYDKDGKPRGFGSRRHYTFSSETWWKESARIVDIVAKRYGNHPGLAGWQTDNEYGCHDTTISWGPEDLKSFKRWLRLRYQSVDQLNEAWGSVFWSMELNGFEDVVLPNLTVTEPNPATRLDFWRFHSEQVAAYDRMQCDIIRKHSPDRWITHNFMGFTLDFDHFKVGDNLDLASWDSYPIGFVEKFPFSEAERNRWAETSHPDIAPFHHDLYRAVGKGKFWVMEQQPGPVNWAPWNPVPKPGMVRLWTWEALAHGAEVVSYFRWRQATFAQEMMHAGLNLAGLDEWSPGGLEARQVAQELAALGNLPQTDRAPVALVFDYQSYWSTVIQPQGRDFRYEELCFRWYEALRRLGLNVDFVRPGARLEGYPLVVVPCMTEVDEAARAALEKAGGTVLIGARSGSRDRNFRFPENLPPGPLASLTGNRVVQVATLRPGLSHPVNGQVSGAGVRWREHIEATGNVLARFDDGHPALTEKDRVLYLACWADEALLSGIMTLAAEKAGLSTLSVPDFIRIRRRGNLVFAFNYGTQDWALPDGAVPALGEPVLKPQAVAAWQRI, encoded by the coding sequence ATGCTGGGCGTTTGTTATTACCCGGAACACTGGGATGAGAGCCGCTGGGAAACCGATGCGCGGCGCATGGTCGAACTCGGGATCTCTTTCGTTCGGATCGGCGAATTCGCCTGGTCGCGCATCGAGCCGTTACGGGACCGGTTCGAGTTTGCCTGGCTGGACCGGGCAATGGACATTCTTGCCAAGGCGGGCCTGAAGATCGTGCTCGGCACCCCGACCGCAACGCCGCCGAAATGGCTGGTCGACGAGTGCCCGGACATCCTTCCCTACGACAAGGACGGCAAGCCCCGCGGGTTCGGGTCGCGCCGCCACTATACCTTCTCCTCCGAGACCTGGTGGAAGGAGAGCGCGCGCATCGTTGACATCGTTGCCAAGCGGTATGGCAACCATCCGGGTCTTGCCGGCTGGCAGACGGATAATGAATATGGTTGCCACGATACGACGATCTCCTGGGGGCCGGAGGATCTCAAAAGCTTCAAGCGCTGGCTGCGGCTACGCTATCAATCCGTCGATCAGTTGAACGAAGCCTGGGGCTCGGTTTTCTGGTCGATGGAGTTGAACGGCTTTGAGGATGTCGTGCTGCCGAATCTCACCGTGACAGAGCCGAACCCGGCGACGCGACTGGATTTTTGGCGTTTCCACTCCGAACAGGTCGCCGCCTATGACAGGATGCAATGCGATATCATCCGCAAACATTCGCCCGACCGCTGGATCACCCACAATTTCATGGGCTTCACGCTGGATTTCGACCACTTCAAGGTCGGCGACAATCTGGATCTCGCCTCCTGGGACAGTTACCCGATCGGTTTCGTCGAAAAATTCCCCTTCTCGGAGGCCGAACGCAATCGATGGGCGGAGACCTCGCATCCGGACATCGCTCCCTTCCATCACGACCTCTACCGCGCGGTGGGCAAAGGCAAATTCTGGGTTATGGAGCAGCAGCCGGGACCAGTGAACTGGGCGCCCTGGAACCCGGTACCGAAGCCGGGCATGGTGCGGCTGTGGACCTGGGAGGCGCTGGCGCATGGTGCGGAGGTTGTCAGCTATTTCCGCTGGCGGCAGGCCACGTTCGCGCAGGAAATGATGCATGCCGGATTAAACCTCGCCGGTCTGGACGAATGGTCGCCGGGCGGGCTTGAGGCGCGTCAGGTGGCGCAGGAGCTGGCTGCGCTCGGCAATCTGCCGCAGACCGACCGTGCTCCCGTCGCTCTTGTCTTCGACTATCAGAGCTACTGGTCAACGGTGATCCAGCCGCAGGGCAGGGATTTCCGCTATGAGGAGCTTTGCTTCCGCTGGTACGAGGCGCTGCGTCGTCTGGGGCTGAACGTCGATTTTGTCCGTCCCGGCGCCCGCCTTGAAGGTTATCCGCTGGTGGTTGTTCCGTGCATGACGGAAGTGGACGAGGCCGCGCGGGCAGCACTCGAAAAGGCAGGCGGCACCGTGTTGATCGGCGCCCGCAGCGGCTCCCGTGATCGCAACTTTCGTTTCCCGGAGAACCTGCCGCCGGGGCCGCTCGCCTCTCTCACCGGTAACCGCGTGGTGCAGGTCGCAACCTTGCGTCCGGGGCTGTCGCATCCGGTGAATGGGCAGGTGTCGGGTGCGGGCGTCCGCTGGCGCGAACACATCGAGGCGACGGGGAACGTTCTCGCCCGCTTCGACGATGGCCATCCGGCGCTGACTGAGAAGGATCGGGTGCTCTACCTGGCCTGCTGGGCGGATGAGGCGCTCCTCTCCGGCATCATGACGCTTGCGGCCGAAAAAGCCGGCCTTTCCACGCTCTCCGTTCCGGATTTCATCCGCATTCGCCGACGCGGCAATCTCGTCTTCGCCTTCAACTACGGCACGCAGGACTGGGCTTTGCCCGACGGAGCCGTTCCAGCGCTGGGCGAGCCGGTGTTGAAGCCGCAGGCGGTTGCCGCCTGGCAGAGGATCTGA
- a CDS encoding diacylglycerol kinase, producing the protein MMDHRNNPPKVRGWRHLLAAQSYSISGFRRLLRETAFRHEVLAFLGSLLLFALIGAELQDYVALIILFCIVCAVEAINTAIEEIIDRISPELSATGRHAKDLGSFAVFCLLVAWAALTAYVGYRHLLPPS; encoded by the coding sequence ATGATGGATCATCGGAACAACCCGCCCAAGGTGCGGGGATGGCGGCATCTCCTGGCTGCCCAGAGCTATTCCATCAGCGGTTTTCGGCGTCTTCTGCGGGAGACGGCGTTCCGCCACGAAGTGCTGGCCTTCCTCGGTTCGCTTCTCCTGTTCGCCCTGATCGGTGCCGAACTCCAGGACTATGTGGCGCTCATCATCCTGTTTTGCATCGTTTGTGCGGTTGAGGCGATCAACACCGCCATTGAGGAAATCATCGACCGGATCTCTCCGGAACTGTCGGCGACCGGCCGCCATGCCAAGGATCTGGGTTCCTTCGCCGTCTTTTGCCTGCTCGTCGCCTGGGCTGCCCTGACGGCCTATGTGGGTTACCGGCATCTTTTGCCGCCCAGTTGA
- a CDS encoding alpha-galactosidase has protein sequence MSEIVHIGSGNFVMSLRLPDRGMPEILNLGSAAAIADPLVEVERASRINGMDIAVPSAVLLPTGGMGFFGWPAIAGHRSGRDFVVQLAGWTVQRAANQIMLSATDTVARLSLSVTLKEHAGGVISIATTLINDGDSDYHLDRCMAGTFLAPAGAVEVMSFTGMWGREFQTRREVLGNGIWAQENRRGRTSHDRFPMLFVEGAGQRFGVTLGFSGNHQMVIDRTDDGRRLVHLGELFEPGEMILVPGARYESPTAYAGPDTAAFHSFVRGGLMTWPHGAMSPRPVMLNTWEGNYFDHRMDSLKAQATAAAELGIERFVLDDGWFGRRDDDTTSLGDWDIDPRKYPDGLKPLVDHVTGLGMQFGIWFEPEMVNPVSELYKAHPDWALTIEGRPILQSRTQLVLDLTRPEVSDYLFSKIDAVLSNHAVSYIKWDMNRDLTHAGGGDGRARIAAQTRAVYALMDRIRAAHPGVEIESCASGGGRIDYGVLARTHRVWASDCTDALERLEIQRGASRFVPPEILGSHISASPNHQTGRRHTLSFRALVAIAYHLGVELNPLELSADERDELKVYIETYKRLRDLFHASGANFHMEPVDGRYVWGAAGAERIVLIVAQGPQMVNEQPAPLVLPEHVTRLGGAWTIRTVLPAQPNVIRMSEGQTRLLSGAIAFNLESAGMGGLPLPMLRPESAMLLELIPSKGGKIHG, from the coding sequence ATGAGTGAGATTGTGCATATCGGCTCCGGCAATTTTGTCATGAGCCTGCGACTGCCCGATCGCGGCATGCCGGAAATCCTGAATTTGGGATCGGCCGCCGCGATTGCCGACCCGCTCGTTGAGGTCGAACGCGCGAGCCGCATCAACGGCATGGACATTGCCGTGCCGTCTGCCGTCCTGCTGCCCACCGGCGGCATGGGTTTTTTCGGCTGGCCGGCGATTGCCGGTCATCGGTCCGGCCGTGATTTTGTTGTGCAGCTTGCGGGATGGACCGTCCAACGGGCGGCAAACCAGATCATGCTGTCGGCCACAGATACCGTGGCCAGGCTCTCGCTGTCCGTTACGCTCAAGGAACATGCCGGGGGCGTCATCTCGATCGCTACCACGCTCATCAATGACGGCGACAGCGATTACCACCTCGACCGATGCATGGCCGGAACCTTCCTGGCGCCTGCCGGTGCGGTGGAGGTCATGAGCTTTACCGGCATGTGGGGACGAGAATTCCAGACCCGGCGCGAGGTGCTGGGCAACGGCATCTGGGCGCAGGAAAACCGCCGCGGCCGCACCTCGCATGACCGTTTCCCCATGCTCTTCGTTGAAGGTGCCGGCCAGCGCTTCGGTGTGACGCTCGGTTTCAGCGGCAATCATCAGATGGTCATCGACCGCACGGATGATGGCCGGCGTCTGGTCCATCTGGGAGAGCTGTTCGAGCCGGGCGAGATGATCCTGGTGCCGGGCGCGCGCTACGAGAGCCCGACTGCCTATGCCGGTCCGGATACGGCAGCCTTCCACTCATTCGTGCGCGGCGGGTTGATGACCTGGCCCCACGGAGCGATGAGCCCGCGCCCGGTGATGCTGAACACCTGGGAAGGCAACTACTTCGATCACCGGATGGATTCGCTGAAGGCGCAGGCAACGGCTGCGGCGGAACTCGGCATTGAACGTTTCGTGCTGGACGACGGCTGGTTCGGCCGGCGCGACGACGACACGACGAGCCTCGGCGACTGGGATATCGATCCGCGCAAATATCCCGACGGGTTGAAGCCGCTGGTCGATCACGTAACCGGGCTCGGCATGCAGTTCGGCATCTGGTTCGAACCGGAAATGGTCAATCCCGTCTCCGAGCTCTACAAGGCGCATCCGGACTGGGCACTGACGATCGAGGGCAGGCCGATCCTCCAATCGCGCACGCAGCTGGTGCTGGACCTGACGCGGCCCGAAGTCTCCGATTACCTGTTTTCGAAGATCGACGCGGTGCTGTCCAACCACGCGGTCTCCTACATCAAATGGGACATGAACCGTGACCTGACCCATGCCGGCGGTGGCGATGGTCGCGCCAGGATCGCGGCGCAGACCCGCGCGGTCTACGCTCTGATGGACCGTATCCGCGCGGCGCATCCGGGTGTCGAGATTGAAAGCTGCGCGTCCGGCGGTGGTCGCATCGATTACGGCGTGCTGGCAAGGACCCATCGGGTCTGGGCCTCGGATTGCACCGACGCTCTGGAGCGGCTGGAGATCCAGCGGGGTGCTTCCCGTTTCGTGCCGCCGGAAATCCTCGGCAGCCATATCTCCGCGTCGCCGAACCACCAGACGGGCCGCCGGCACACGCTGTCTTTCCGTGCCCTGGTGGCGATTGCCTATCATCTCGGCGTCGAACTCAACCCGTTGGAGTTGAGCGCGGACGAACGTGATGAGCTCAAGGTGTATATCGAGACCTACAAGCGCCTGCGTGACCTCTTCCACGCGTCGGGCGCCAATTTCCACATGGAGCCCGTGGATGGTCGTTACGTCTGGGGCGCCGCCGGTGCCGAAAGGATCGTGCTGATCGTCGCGCAGGGGCCGCAGATGGTCAACGAGCAGCCGGCACCGCTGGTGCTGCCGGAGCATGTGACCCGTTTGGGCGGGGCGTGGACGATCCGGACCGTTCTGCCGGCGCAGCCCAACGTCATCCGCATGTCCGAGGGGCAGACTCGGCTTCTCTCCGGCGCCATTGCGTTCAATCTCGAAAGTGCCGGCATGGGCGGGTTGCCGCTGCCGATGCTCAGGCCGGAAAGCGCGATGCTGCTTGAACTCATTCCATCAAAGGGGGGCAAGATCCATGGCTGA
- a CDS encoding MerR family transcriptional regulator, whose product MRDDEPREAACIVKFADALQRAGISKLVLHAWERRYDVQLSERTATGRRFMTETQVERLRLLKLCTDAGYRIANIISLPDLELLRIAEQHALRLDLCSTLDAAQRLDSAALSADLERRVSELGPLDFVRRVVSPLMDEIGKRWQDGTMSIAAEHLVSAEVRRILSDCLHRFPVAPDATRAVATTPEGELHELGALVITLLSRSHGIDTLYLGPNLPNDQIVNAALRSGARVVFLSCLVSSRRNASGPIVALRGALPPHIALFVGGPGASDMAPLDGVSIFPNIESINAALRDIGTAALPARGLSNETR is encoded by the coding sequence ATGAGGGACGACGAACCGCGGGAGGCTGCCTGTATCGTGAAGTTTGCCGATGCGCTTCAGCGTGCCGGGATTTCCAAGCTCGTCCTGCATGCCTGGGAAAGACGCTACGACGTGCAACTGAGCGAACGTACCGCGACGGGACGCCGCTTCATGACCGAGACGCAGGTGGAACGGCTGCGCCTCCTCAAGCTGTGCACCGATGCGGGTTATCGTATCGCGAACATCATCAGTCTTCCCGATCTGGAACTCTTGCGCATCGCAGAGCAGCACGCGCTTCGTCTCGACCTCTGCTCGACCCTCGACGCGGCTCAACGACTGGATTCGGCAGCACTTTCCGCGGACCTCGAGCGGCGCGTAAGCGAACTCGGCCCCCTCGACTTTGTCCGCCGGGTCGTTTCTCCCCTGATGGACGAGATTGGCAAGCGATGGCAGGACGGCACCATGTCGATCGCTGCCGAACATCTGGTTTCGGCCGAAGTTCGACGAATTCTCTCTGATTGCCTTCATCGGTTTCCCGTAGCGCCGGACGCGACCAGGGCGGTCGCGACGACACCGGAAGGTGAGTTGCACGAACTGGGTGCCCTGGTGATTACGCTCCTCTCCCGGAGCCACGGGATCGATACGCTTTATCTTGGCCCCAACCTGCCAAACGACCAGATTGTCAACGCTGCTCTTCGAAGCGGCGCAAGGGTCGTCTTCCTCAGTTGCCTTGTGTCCTCCCGCCGTAACGCGTCCGGCCCCATTGTGGCGCTGCGGGGCGCCTTGCCGCCGCACATCGCCTTGTTTGTCGGAGGGCCTGGAGCCAGCGACATGGCACCGCTCGACGGGGTGAGCATCTTCCCCAACATCGAAAGCATCAATGCCGCCTTGCGAGACATCGGAACGGCAGCATTGCCGGCCCGGGGCCTATCGAACGAGACAAGATAG
- a CDS encoding ABC transporter ATP-binding protein, which translates to MADVSLRQVRKQFGALEVIKGVDLDVRDGEFCVFVGPSGCGKSTLLRMIAGLEEITSGALSIGGREMTKVGPSERGVAMVFQSYALYPHMTVAENIGFGLKMTGHPKELIAERTARAAKMLQLDALLKRKPGQLSGGQRQRVAIGRAIVRNPEVFLFDEPLSNLDAALRVQMRTELSTLHQDLKATMIYVTHDQVEAMTMADKIVVLSAGRIEQVGTPLELYHRPNNLFVAGFIGSPKMNVLKVAVAAGEGGSVTIALPGADLHLPTHGASVSGGEMSFGLRPEHIDATGKGDVVIEATVKLAEYLGSETLFFVTLSDGSELAVKADGLARERPGDTIRLGINAKACHLFDANGLAVINGDLTR; encoded by the coding sequence ATGGCTGATGTCAGCCTTCGCCAGGTCAGAAAACAGTTCGGTGCGCTCGAGGTCATCAAGGGCGTCGATCTCGATGTGAGGGACGGCGAGTTCTGCGTGTTCGTCGGCCCGTCCGGCTGCGGAAAATCGACCTTGCTGCGCATGATTGCCGGCCTTGAGGAGATCACTTCGGGGGCGCTGTCGATCGGCGGGCGCGAGATGACGAAGGTCGGGCCGTCGGAACGCGGCGTGGCCATGGTTTTCCAGTCCTATGCGCTCTATCCGCACATGACGGTGGCCGAAAACATCGGCTTCGGCCTCAAGATGACCGGCCACCCGAAGGAGCTGATCGCCGAACGCACGGCACGTGCGGCGAAGATGCTGCAGCTCGATGCGCTTCTGAAGCGCAAGCCCGGCCAGCTTTCCGGTGGCCAGCGCCAGCGCGTTGCTATCGGTCGCGCAATCGTGCGTAATCCGGAAGTCTTCCTGTTCGACGAGCCGCTGTCGAACCTGGATGCGGCCTTGCGCGTTCAGATGCGCACTGAGCTGTCGACACTGCACCAGGACCTGAAGGCGACGATGATCTACGTGACGCATGACCAGGTCGAGGCGATGACCATGGCCGACAAGATCGTCGTGCTGTCGGCCGGCCGGATCGAACAGGTTGGCACGCCGTTGGAACTCTATCACCGACCGAACAACCTCTTTGTGGCCGGGTTCATCGGCTCGCCGAAGATGAATGTCCTCAAGGTGGCGGTTGCCGCTGGCGAGGGCGGTTCTGTGACCATCGCCCTGCCCGGCGCAGATCTTCACCTGCCGACCCACGGTGCTAGCGTCAGTGGCGGCGAGATGAGTTTTGGCCTGCGCCCGGAGCACATCGATGCCACCGGCAAGGGCGATGTGGTGATCGAGGCAACCGTGAAGCTCGCCGAATATCTCGGTTCGGAAACGCTCTTCTTTGTCACGCTATCGGACGGCTCGGAACTCGCCGTCAAGGCCGATGGGTTGGCGCGGGAAAGACCGGGCGACACGATCCGGCTCGGAATCAATGCAAAGGCCTGCCATCTGTTCGACGCGAACGGGCTCGCCGTCATCAATGGGGATCTGACACGATAA
- a CDS encoding carbohydrate ABC transporter permease: protein MFPTPIHKASPFAQIAYKIVLPLALILWLLPLIGVAITSVRPVGDLAAGNYFGIPSGFAGVENYTTVFRDSPIGLYILNSFKVTIPTVIGAVALSCLTGFALAVYRFKGNLLLFFLFVAGNFIPFQILMVPVRDMTLRAGLYDTTLGLVLFHVAFQTGFCTLFMRNFIKGLPFALIESARVEGVSEWRIFRYIVLPLMRPAIAALSVLVFTFVWNDYFWATVLVQGQHAMPVTAGLYSLNGQWVAAWHLVSAGSIVAALPPVAMFFLMQRHFIAGLTLGATKG, encoded by the coding sequence ATGTTTCCGACACCCATCCACAAGGCGAGCCCCTTTGCGCAGATAGCGTACAAGATTGTGCTGCCGCTGGCGCTGATCCTGTGGCTTCTGCCGCTCATCGGTGTCGCCATCACCTCGGTGCGTCCGGTGGGCGACCTGGCGGCCGGCAACTATTTCGGCATTCCCTCCGGCTTTGCAGGCGTCGAGAACTATACGACCGTCTTCCGCGATTCGCCGATTGGTCTTTACATCCTGAATTCCTTCAAGGTGACGATCCCGACCGTCATCGGCGCCGTGGCGCTCTCCTGCCTCACGGGTTTTGCTTTGGCCGTCTACCGGTTCAAGGGCAATCTGCTGCTCTTCTTCCTGTTCGTGGCCGGCAATTTCATCCCGTTCCAAATCCTGATGGTGCCGGTGCGCGACATGACCTTGCGCGCCGGGCTCTATGATACGACGCTTGGGTTGGTGCTCTTCCATGTTGCCTTCCAGACCGGTTTCTGCACGCTGTTCATGCGCAACTTCATCAAGGGCCTGCCCTTTGCGCTGATCGAATCCGCCCGCGTCGAAGGCGTCTCCGAATGGCGGATCTTTCGCTACATCGTGCTGCCCCTGATGCGGCCTGCCATCGCAGCGCTCTCCGTGCTCGTCTTCACCTTCGTCTGGAACGACTATTTCTGGGCGACGGTGCTGGTTCAGGGCCAGCATGCCATGCCCGTGACCGCCGGGCTTTACTCGCTGAACGGCCAGTGGGTTGCCGCCTGGCACCTGGTTTCCGCCGGTTCGATCGTCGCGGCGCTGCCGCCGGTCGCCATGTTTTTCCTGATGCAGCGGCATTTCATCGCCGGCCTGACGCTTGGAGCCACCAAGGGATGA
- a CDS encoding MarR family winged helix-turn-helix transcriptional regulator — protein MKKTNLSETLTTVSSAHIRHALDQLVGYHLRRASVHDLNGAVAALDEAGARPITMSVLLSIVEQPGSTSADICRMLGIKRANIVALLQQLEARDLFFRKDDPSDQRIQRLYPTETGLTTALDWLSRIQQHEEKTLRRLSKAEREELRRLLSLIWSEDTAAD, from the coding sequence ATGAAGAAGACAAACCTCTCCGAAACACTCACCACCGTCTCTTCCGCCCACATCCGCCACGCGCTCGATCAACTTGTGGGCTATCACCTGCGTCGGGCCTCGGTGCATGATCTGAATGGCGCCGTGGCCGCGCTGGACGAGGCCGGCGCACGGCCGATCACCATGAGCGTGCTCCTGTCCATCGTTGAACAGCCGGGCAGCACCTCGGCCGATATCTGCCGGATGCTGGGCATCAAGCGCGCCAACATCGTCGCTTTGCTCCAGCAACTGGAAGCGCGGGATCTATTCTTTCGCAAGGATGATCCGTCCGATCAGCGCATCCAGCGGCTCTACCCGACAGAAACGGGCCTCACAACCGCACTGGATTGGCTGAGCCGGATCCAGCAGCATGAGGAAAAGACGCTGCGCCGTCTGTCGAAGGCCGAGCGCGAGGAACTGCGCCGTCTGCTTTCCCTGATCTGGAGCGAGGATACAGCCGCCGATTGA
- a CDS encoding p-hydroxycinnamoyl CoA hydratase/lyase yields the protein MANDVDTVVFEVKDRIAWVRFNRPDKRNAMSPTLNRAMMDVLDELEFRDDVGVLVLTGEGSAWTAGMDLKEYFRETESQGLKGTRKAQRESYGWWRRLRWYQKPTIAMVNGWCFGGGYGPLFACDLAFCANEAKFGLSEINWGILPGGGATKVAVELLPFRKAMYHAMLGEPVDGKTAADWGLVNESLPLAELEARVTAVAKVLLEKNPVALKATKDAVRRVGVMTYDEAEDYLVRAQEAANSYDNDGRKEGIRQFIDEKSYKPGLGAYDKSRKG from the coding sequence ATGGCAAATGATGTTGATACGGTGGTCTTCGAGGTCAAGGACCGCATCGCCTGGGTTCGCTTCAACCGTCCGGATAAGCGCAACGCGATGAGCCCGACGCTGAACCGGGCGATGATGGACGTGCTGGACGAACTGGAATTTCGCGACGATGTCGGTGTTCTGGTACTGACCGGGGAAGGCAGCGCCTGGACTGCGGGAATGGACCTCAAGGAATACTTCCGCGAGACCGAGTCGCAGGGCCTGAAGGGCACTCGCAAGGCGCAACGCGAGAGCTACGGCTGGTGGCGTCGTCTGCGCTGGTACCAGAAGCCGACGATCGCCATGGTCAATGGCTGGTGCTTTGGCGGCGGCTATGGCCCGCTGTTCGCCTGTGACCTCGCCTTCTGCGCGAACGAGGCAAAGTTCGGTCTCTCCGAAATCAACTGGGGCATCCTGCCGGGCGGCGGCGCGACCAAGGTCGCCGTCGAACTTCTGCCCTTCCGCAAGGCCATGTATCACGCCATGCTCGGTGAACCGGTTGACGGGAAAACCGCAGCCGACTGGGGACTGGTCAACGAAAGCCTTCCGCTGGCCGAACTCGAGGCACGCGTGACCGCCGTGGCAAAGGTGCTCCTGGAGAAGAATCCCGTCGCGCTGAAGGCCACAAAGGATGCGGTGCGCCGCGTCGGCGTCATGACCTATGACGAGGCGGAGGATTACCTGGTCCGCGCACAGGAAGCAGCCAACTCCTACGACAACGATGGACGCAAGGAGGGCATCCGCCAGTTCATCGACGAGAAGAGCTACAAGCCGGGGCTTGGTGCCTACGACAAGTCCCGCAAGGGCTGA
- a CDS encoding carbohydrate ABC transporter permease: protein MASGASSRETLRGVAVTEVVSSPPGFWKQNQQKLAPWLFLAPGFLMFIIYVLVPIVQSIWISFHEWDGLGEKVWIGLGNYIELLDDDDFYTSLKNNVIWLVLYLLSIPAGLAVALFLNQTVTGIRLYKSLFFFPFVISQVVVGLMFTWFYAPNFGLFSQLIAWLTGEQVAVLADERFVTYGIIAAGLWPQTAYCMILYLTGLNNINPEQVEAARMDGAKGAKLLWFVILPQLAPATFIAMVVTVIGSLRSFDLVSIMTAGGPYGSSQVLSYFMYEQALSEYGFRMGYGAAIAVVLFLIMMVFITLFIVRMLSQERNA, encoded by the coding sequence ATGGCATCCGGTGCTTCTTCTCGTGAAACATTGCGAGGTGTCGCCGTGACCGAGGTCGTTTCTTCCCCGCCGGGCTTCTGGAAGCAGAACCAGCAGAAGCTTGCTCCCTGGCTGTTTCTCGCGCCCGGCTTCCTGATGTTCATCATCTACGTGCTGGTGCCGATCGTCCAATCCATCTGGATCAGCTTTCACGAATGGGACGGGCTGGGCGAAAAGGTATGGATCGGGCTCGGCAACTACATCGAGCTTCTGGATGACGACGATTTCTACACGTCGCTGAAGAACAACGTCATCTGGCTGGTCCTCTATCTGCTGTCGATTCCGGCAGGGCTTGCGGTTGCTCTCTTTCTCAATCAGACGGTCACGGGCATTCGGCTCTACAAGTCGCTGTTCTTTTTCCCGTTCGTGATCAGCCAGGTGGTCGTGGGCCTCATGTTCACCTGGTTCTATGCGCCGAATTTCGGGCTCTTTTCTCAGCTGATCGCATGGCTGACGGGGGAACAGGTCGCTGTCCTGGCCGACGAACGGTTTGTTACCTACGGCATTATCGCCGCCGGCCTCTGGCCGCAGACGGCCTATTGCATGATCCTCTACCTGACCGGTCTCAACAACATCAATCCGGAGCAGGTGGAAGCCGCCCGCATGGACGGCGCGAAGGGAGCGAAGCTTCTATGGTTCGTCATCCTGCCGCAACTGGCGCCGGCCACCTTCATCGCCATGGTCGTCACCGTCATCGGCTCGCTGCGTTCGTTCGATCTCGTGTCGATCATGACGGCCGGCGGCCCCTATGGCTCCAGTCAGGTGCTGTCGTATTTCATGTATGAACAGGCGCTATCCGAATACGGCTTCCGCATGGGCTATGGCGCGGCCATCGCCGTGGTGCTGTTCCTCATCATGATGGTCTTCATCACGCTTTTCATCGTGCGCATGCTGTCGCAGGAAAGGAACGCCTGA
- a CDS encoding lysylphosphatidylglycerol synthase transmembrane domain-containing protein, which yields MLRKYGWSVLGLLVVAVSAWLLYKELRGLSLDELGDSLAAIPISHWCLAIACSIAAYGALAGYDALALLYLRRWVSWCFITLTSFTTYALSHNLGASVVSGSVIRYRAYSSKGLSAIEIGQLVAFCSFTFAFGTVLLSGVTLLIEPSLGERFIHGLSQNAARAIGLLILLLVAAYVYGSWKNFRPWSIGPVKIAYPDLRTVALQLIIGPIELVAAAGIIYFALPSAGNPGFFTVLGIFLMSFSAALLSTAPGGLGVLELVFVNGLPEMDKSDVLAALIVFRVLYLLIPFALSLILVLVFEKRSLRQAS from the coding sequence ATTCTCAGGAAATATGGATGGTCGGTGCTGGGCCTGCTGGTTGTCGCTGTGTCGGCCTGGCTTCTCTACAAGGAACTGCGCGGTCTTTCGCTGGACGAACTGGGTGACAGCCTCGCAGCCATCCCGATATCGCATTGGTGTCTCGCCATCGCGTGTTCCATCGCAGCCTATGGCGCTTTGGCAGGTTATGATGCGCTCGCCTTGTTATACCTGCGCCGTTGGGTCAGCTGGTGTTTCATCACGCTGACCTCCTTCACCACCTATGCGCTTTCCCACAATCTCGGCGCATCCGTCGTCTCCGGCTCGGTCATTCGCTACCGTGCTTATTCGTCCAAGGGGCTGAGTGCCATCGAGATCGGGCAACTGGTCGCCTTCTGCTCCTTCACCTTCGCATTCGGCACGGTCCTGTTGTCCGGCGTCACGCTCCTGATCGAGCCCTCTTTGGGCGAGAGGTTCATCCACGGATTGTCCCAGAACGCCGCCCGCGCGATCGGTCTTCTCATTCTTCTGCTTGTGGCAGCCTATGTCTATGGCAGCTGGAAGAACTTCCGTCCCTGGTCGATCGGGCCAGTGAAGATCGCCTATCCCGATCTCAGAACCGTGGCGCTCCAGTTGATCATTGGTCCGATCGAATTGGTTGCTGCTGCCGGCATCATCTATTTCGCCTTGCCAAGTGCCGGCAATCCCGGCTTCTTCACCGTTCTCGGCATCTTTTTGATGTCATTTTCAGCCGCATTGCTCTCCACCGCTCCGGGTGGTCTCGGTGTTCTCGAACTGGTTTTCGTTAATGGATTGCCGGAGATGGACAAGTCTGACGTGCTGGCGGCGCTGATCGTCTTCCGCGTCCTCTATCTTCTCATCCCCTTTGCGCTCTCGCTGATCTTGGTCCTGGTGTTCGAAAAGCGATCGCTGCGGCAGGCAAGCTGA